One window of the Triticum dicoccoides isolate Atlit2015 ecotype Zavitan chromosome 3B, WEW_v2.0, whole genome shotgun sequence genome contains the following:
- the LOC119281555 gene encoding uncharacterized protein LOC119281555 — MKKGGRKASGCFFCLGAPMRALSRACDLYVSCMSGCARRMPAGAVVGGRGPGGFGRPATTMHLRANSDRADDLVRAASKQRRVAPEPADVGAAKKKVHVSLATAAVPARRKRSATMVTIAEDGPCEFGACALKRPEQRSRGAAVGGVAARGGGFGAIKVGNEAFESRA, encoded by the coding sequence ATGAAGAAGGGTGGCAGGAAAGCGAGCGGGTGCTTCTTCTGCCTCGGCGCGCCGATGCGCGCGCTGTCGAGAGCGTGCGACCTCTACGTGAGCTGCATGTCCGGATGCGCGCGCCGGATGCCAGCGGGGGCGGTCGTGGGTGGACGCGGCCCCGGCGGCTTCGGCAGGCCGGCCACGACCATGCACCTGCGGGCGAACTCGGATCGCGCCGACGACCTTGTCCGCGCCGCGTCGAAACAGCGCCGCGTCGCGCCCGAGCCAGCGGACGTCGGGGCAGCGAAGAAGAAGGTGCACGTTAGCCTGGCAACTGCGGCCGTCCCGGCGCGGAGGAAGCGCTCGGCGACGATGGTGACCATCGCTGAGGACGGGCCGTGCGAGTTTGGCGCCTGCGCGCTGAAACGGCCAGAGCAGAGGAGTCGCGGCGCGGCGGTGGGCGGAGTGGCCGCGCGCGGCGGTGGTTTTGGTGCCATCAAGGTGGGGAACGAGGCATTCGAGAGCCGAGCGTGA